Proteins from a single region of Nocardioides oleivorans:
- a CDS encoding (2Fe-2S) ferredoxin domain-containing protein, producing MDRPLARADRPTVTVCRGCCCGTTKKRPLVDHAARLDALRSMLGDTATVRVTDCLGPCERSDVVVVSPSPGARRAGARPVWLGLLNGRHEASAIADWVQAGGPGVADLPESLRRSPFRPSATATKV from the coding sequence ATGGACCGACCCCTCGCACGAGCAGACCGACCCACCGTCACCGTCTGCCGCGGCTGCTGCTGCGGCACGACGAAGAAGCGGCCGCTGGTCGACCACGCCGCCCGGCTCGACGCCCTGCGCTCGATGCTCGGCGACACCGCGACCGTTCGTGTCACGGACTGCCTCGGCCCCTGCGAGCGCTCCGACGTCGTCGTGGTGAGCCCGTCGCCCGGCGCCCGCCGGGCCGGCGCGCGCCCGGTGTGGCTGGGCCTGCTCAACGGGCGCCACGAGGCCTCGGCGATCGCCGACTGGGTGCAGGCGGGTGGCCCGGGAGTCGCCGACCTGCCGGAGAGCCTGCGGCGCTCGCCGTTCCGGCCGTCCGCCACCGCGACGAAGGTGTGA